GCGAAGACGCGCATGTCGCGGCGGCCGTGATCGTAGGCCACGCAGTAGACGCGTCCCGAGTTCACAACGAAGCCGTACGGGTCGGCGCGCCGCTTGGACTTGACGCCCTCCTTGTCTTCATAGGTGAAGGTCACGCTGCGCGAACTCCGTTCGGCCGAGCTGAGGAGGCCGAAAGCCTTTTCGCCTTCTTTGTCCAGGCGGATCTCGCTGAGCCGGAACGCGACCGAGGACGGAGTCTGCAGGCGCTCTTTCACGCCGCTGCCTGTCGAGCCGACGACCTTGGCGGTAACCTCGTCCACATAAGCCCCGATGGTGCCACCCAGCGTCGCGCCGATGGAGCGCAAGGCGACGAGTCCAAAGAGCTCGCTGCTGCTTAGCTCAAGCCGTTTTAGGCTATAGCCGTCTGCAAAACGATAGAGGTTGGCCGAGCGGTCGAAATACCACGGGAAGCCCGCGTCGGCCAGCACGGCCAGGTAGCGCCGCAAACTGCGCGTGCTGGGACGGCGATCGCCCTCGGCGATGCGATCCTTTAGGTCCTCGAAAGAAAACCGGCCCTCGTCGATAGCGTTGAGCAACCGGACGAGCAGAACGATCTTCGGCTCACTCGGCCGCTCCACGGATTCATTGTGCCATTTAATTGGCGCAATGTCAGCGGCCGGTTGGTTCAGGCGCCGGTGTCGGACTGGCGGGCGACGGCGAGGACTGCGTCTTTGGGAAGCACCCGTCGGGCGCCGTGATCGGAGGCGCTGACGGAATGGGCGGCGTTACGGTCAGCCCGACCTCGAGCGGATAGTTGGAGCCGCCGTCGGTCATCGTCTGGAGCTGAATGTTCGATTGGCCCGGCTGCACGGTCAGCGGTTGGCCGATCTGGTAGCGCTGCGAAAGCCGGACACAGCCGACGTCGATCGGCGGCAGCGCGCCGTTGATGACGAAGCTGCTGCGGAGCGGCCCACCCATGGGCGATTCATACAGATAGATCGTGGCCGGTTGTCCTGTGGCATTGTTCACGGTGAAATCGATGGTGCGCCAGACGCCGTACTCGCCGAAGTCGCGCCCTTCGGGCGGCTCGACCACCGGCGGACTCTGCAGGCCGTAGTTCAGCGACGCGTCTTCACCACCGACGGTGTACGATAGCGCTTCATGTGCGTAACCGGCAACGTTGAAGACGCCGGTGCGATGGTGTCCGTCGCCTGGAAGTTTGGCTTGGGCCAGCAGCGAGGGAATGGACGCGTCAGGCGTTTCCGGCGCGACCGAAAGCACTGTGACGTCAACCGGGCCGCCGGAAACAACGCGAACGTCGACAGTACCGGCCGCGCCTGCCAGGCTCGTCAGCGGGAATCGCTCGGCAACATAGGGTGATTGAGGGTCAACCGTTACGATGATGCCTTGATTCGCGGGTTTTTGAACCAGGAAGTCGCGCGTAACGAAGTGACCCACCGTCATGACGTCGATATTGGGACCGCGGGAGACGTCGATGAGCTGAACCGTCGCGGAACCGGCGGGCGCCGAAAAGGCGACGACGAGATCGTGCGGCTGATTGTTGTTATCGTGATAGTAGTAGAGGCGGGCCGGCTGACCCGGTGAGACGCGGCCGCGATAGAGCACGCCTTCGGTGGTGATATGTTCGGGATCGTCGTCGTACAGCAGCAGCGACGGCGCGAACGACTCGGTTGGAACGTTCTGAAGGTTGACGTTGACAACGCTGTTCACCGGATAGTATTGATCGCCGCCGGTAATCTGAACTTGCGCATCGAACGCGCCAATGCTTCCGGGCGCCAGGGCGGACGGTAAAGCAAAACTCGTTTGCGGGTTTGCTCCCGGCGCAGACTGCACGTTTTGAAGAAGCGCTTTTTGGACCGTCTTCTGAAGCCACGCTTGGTCGACGGGATTGCCGGTATATCGCAAGCTTAACGATTGCGCGGCGATCGTGCCCGCATCCAAACCGACGCGCACCGGCACCGTTATGCTTTGATTGGTCGCGTCCGTTACTGTCAGCGTTGCGCGCCCGAGGGTTTGGCCGGCCGTTAACGTCAGGACGTGCGCCGCTTGATCGACAGACCATGTTGCAATCGGGTTGTCGATCGCTGCGGTTACTGCTCCGTTTGCGCCGGCGATTGTGATGCGCAGGACGTTCCCGGGATAAAGATGATCTGCCGCGGCCGGCTGCGCGCTAAGCGCCGGCGCGACAGTCGGCGACGCGATGGGTGACGGGGAAGGCGCGGGAGACGCGCCGGACGGCGCCGGCGGCGTTCCTTGCAAGAGTGCCGCCAACAGAGCGGCCGCTAACTGCATGTATCCCATGACGTACTAACGTCACGGCCGTTCTTCACGATAGCACGTGGTCCCGCGTGCTTGCTTTAGCAGCAACCCATTCCGGCAAGTATCAGCGTGAACAGAGATACCAACCCTATTACACCTGCGCCAACATAGATCGCAACGTGGAGAGTCAGATTCTTCTTTTCGCTTGAAGCCCTGCGAAATATGACTAGGTTGGCGATAGAAAGGCCGATCGCAAAGACTAGCGCTAGCGTCACTGGCCACAAAATAATCGGGACTCTGAGCCAATAGACCAAATCACTAATCATCAGGTCCACTAGGCGAACATCACCGCGGCCCTCGACTACGCTCGGGCGTGGTTCGACCGGGCGTTCGCAACGCGAACGCCGCTCACCATGACACAAAAGGGCGTCGCCCGTCGCACACAGATGTTGTGGCGAGCTACGTTGTGGCGTGCTCCGGTTCGCGGGGCGGCGGCGGCTCGATGCCGGGAATCTTGCTGAAGCGCAGCTTCTCTGGGTTGGCCGGATCGACTTCGCCCAAGATCCGGTCGCCGTTGCCGAAGCGTCCGCGCAGCATCTCTTCTGCGAGTTCGTCCTCGACTTCGCGCTGAATTGCGCGACGCAGCGGACGCGCGCCGAACTGCGGATCCCAGCCTTTTTTCGCCAGCAACGATTTGGCTTCCTCAGTCACTTCGAGGTGCATGCCTTGTGCCCGCACCTCACGCATGACTTTCTCGAGTTCCAGCCCGACGATCTCTTCGATCTGCGGACGCGTGAGCTGATGGAAGACCACGGTTTCGTCGAGCCGGTTGAGGAACTCCGGACGGAACGTGTGTTTGACTTCCTCGAGCACTTTGTTCTTCATGCGCTCGTACGCGCGTTGCTCGTCTTCTTCCGAATTCTTTTGCGTGCGGAAGCCGATGTCGCTCGTCGTTTGCATGCCCATCGCGCCGATGTTTGACGTCAAAACGATCACGGTGTTTTTGAAGTCCACCTGACGGCCTTGGGAATCGGTCAAGCGGCCATCGTCCAAAACTTGCAATAGCAGGTTGAAGACGTCGGGATGGGCTTTCTCGATCTCGTCGAGCAGCACGACGGCGTATGGACGGCGCCGCACGGCCTCGGTGAGCTGGCCGCCTTCTTCGTAACCCACATATCCGGGCGGTGCGCCAACCAGGCGCGAGACCGCATATTTCTCCATGTACTCGGACATGTCGATGCGGATCATCGATTCCTGATCGTCGAATAGGAATTCCGCGACGCTGCGCGCCACTTCCGTCTTGCCGACGCCAGTCGGGCCGAGGAACAGGAAGCAGCCGATGGGGCGGCTCGGGTTCTTCAGGCCGGCGCGTGAACGGCGGATGGCGCGCGTGATGACTTCGATCGATTCTTCTTGACCGACGACGCGCTTGTGCAGCGACTCCTTCATGTTGAGGAGTTTCTCGGTCTCGGCTTGCGCTAGCCGGCTAACCGGAATCTTCGTCCATGACGAGACGATGTGCGCGATGTCTTCGTCGGTAACTTTGAGGACCTTGTCGCTCTGCGCGCGGCGCTCTTGCCACTCGGTTTCGAGGCGCGCTTTTTCGAGCCGCAGTTTTTCCTCGCGGTCGCGCATTTCGGCGGCTTTGTCGAACTCTTGCGCTTTGACGACCGCTTCTTTCTCCGCGACCATCTTGCGCAGCTGCGCATCGACGTCGCGGATCTCTTGCGGCGCCAAGCCGGCTTGCAGACGCACGCGCGAGGCGGCTTCGTCGATCAGATCGACGGCCTTGTCCGGCAAGAAGCGATCGGTGATGTAGCGATCGCCGAGACGCGCGGCCGCAGCCAGCGCTTCGTCGGTAATCTGCACTTTGTGGTGCGCTTCATAACGGT
This Candidatus Rubrimentiphilum sp. DNA region includes the following protein-coding sequences:
- a CDS encoding WYL domain-containing protein, with the protein product MERPSEPKIVLLVRLLNAIDEGRFSFEDLKDRIAEGDRRPSTRSLRRYLAVLADAGFPWYFDRSANLYRFADGYSLKRLELSSSELFGLVALRSIGATLGGTIGAYVDEVTAKVVGSTGSGVKERLQTPSSVAFRLSEIRLDKEGEKAFGLLSSAERSSRSVTFTYEDKEGVKSKRRADPYGFVVNSGRVYCVAYDHGRRDMRVFAVDSISKLTVTTQTFVKPAAFNVEDFAAGSISGVLHGGETTEVRVRFAQRVAKAATAARVVADRSVDRGEDGSVEITYRVADVDELVRWILGWGAQAEILAPPQARERLRSLLAEIASNYREK
- a CDS encoding ATP-dependent Clp protease ATP-binding subunit, with translation MSMWEPFTERARRSIVLAQEEAQRLGNNYIGTEHILLGIISEGESLAAKVLETLGVNLAKVRQEVEAIVGRGGQTVQQEMVFTPRAKRVIELAFEEARQLNHNYIGTEHLLLGLIREGEGVAARVLTNLGVDPAKVRVQTTSLLGAEGQPSPPKGKSKTPTLDAYGRDLTQLARENKLDPVIGRATEIERVIQILSRRTKNNPALIGEPGVGKTAIAEGLAQRVIKGDIPEPLLDKRVITLDLAGLVAGTKYRGEFEERMKRVMDEIRGASGEIILFIDELHTLVGAGAAEGAIDASNIIKPALARGELQCIGATTLNEFRKHIEKDSALERRFQPVMVGEPSVEETIEILKGLRDRYEAHHKVQITDEALAAAARLGDRYITDRFLPDKAVDLIDEAASRVRLQAGLAPQEIRDVDAQLRKMVAEKEAVVKAQEFDKAAEMRDREEKLRLEKARLETEWQERRAQSDKVLKVTDEDIAHIVSSWTKIPVSRLAQAETEKLLNMKESLHKRVVGQEESIEVITRAIRRSRAGLKNPSRPIGCFLFLGPTGVGKTEVARSVAEFLFDDQESMIRIDMSEYMEKYAVSRLVGAPPGYVGYEEGGQLTEAVRRRPYAVVLLDEIEKAHPDVFNLLLQVLDDGRLTDSQGRQVDFKNTVIVLTSNIGAMGMQTTSDIGFRTQKNSEEDEQRAYERMKNKVLEEVKHTFRPEFLNRLDETVVFHQLTRPQIEEIVGLELEKVMREVRAQGMHLEVTEEAKSLLAKKGWDPQFGARPLRRAIQREVEDELAEEMLRGRFGNGDRILGEVDPANPEKLRFSKIPGIEPPPPREPEHATT